The DNA region CCTGGCGCTATTGCTCTATTTTTCCGCGGGCATCACCAGGCGCAAGTCGTACCCCGGCGGCGAACTCTACATGCGTGCCGCGGCCTGTACCGGCGCACTCTATGAAATCGAGCTCTACCTGGTATGCGCAGACCTGCCGGACCTGGCCGCCGGAGTCTACCAGTTCGCTCCGGCTGAATTCGGATTGCGCAAATTGCGCGCCGGCGATTTTCGCGGCGTGCTGGCGGAAGCTGGACATCCGGCAGTCGCGGCGGCGCCGGTCACTCTCGTCTGCACCGGGACCTATTGGCGCAACTCTTGGAAGTATCAGGCGCGCACCTATCGGCACTTCGGCTGGGACAACGGCACAATTCTCGCCAACCTGCTCGCCATGAGCACGGCGACCCAACTGCCGTCCACGGTAGTAATGGGTTTCGTCGACGACGAGGTGAACCGCTTGCTCGATCTTGACGTCGAGCGCGAAGTGGCGTTCTCGATGGTTACGCTGGGCGCGGCAGGATCGTCTCCCGTGCCCGAGCGGCCGGCTGTGGAACCGCTGCGGCTCGAGACCTTGCCGCTGTCCCACCATGAAGTGGATTACCCGGCCATGCGAGAGATGCACGCGGCATCATCGTTGGCGAGCGCGGACGAGGTGCGCCTGTGGCGCGAACAGAAAACCCCGGATGACGTTGTCGCGCCCGGCGGTCCCACCATCGCCCTGCAACCATTGACGGAGGAAGAACTGCCGCGCGAGGCGATCGAGCGCGTAATCCTGCGCCGTGGTTCCACCCGTCAGTTCACTCGTGAGCCCATCAGCCTGGCGCAGCTTTCCACCATGTTGGACCGCTCCACGCGCGGATTTCCCGCCGACTTCCATAATCCTTCCGGCGCACAACTCAATCACATGTACGTGGTGGTCAATGCTGTGGACGGCCTGCAGCCCGGCGCCTACTACTTCCATCGCGACCGGCGCGAAT from Terriglobales bacterium includes:
- a CDS encoding SagB family peptide dehydrogenase; protein product: MAWRYHDATKHSYASVRSNPHYLDWSNRPLSFKIYPSIDPLRLPKEVPQTGMAALSVISENARAVTSKLPGLQDLALLLYFSAGITRRKSYPGGELYMRAAACTGALYEIELYLVCADLPDLAAGVYQFAPAEFGLRKLRAGDFRGVLAEAGHPAVAAAPVTLVCTGTYWRNSWKYQARTYRHFGWDNGTILANLLAMSTATQLPSTVVMGFVDDEVNRLLDLDVEREVAFSMVTLGAAGSSPVPERPAVEPLRLETLPLSHHEVDYPAMREMHAASSLASADEVRLWREQKTPDDVVAPGGPTIALQPLTEEELPREAIERVILRRGSTRQFTREPISLAQLSTMLDRSTRGFPADFHNPSGAQLNHMYVVVNAVDGLQPGAYYFHRDRRELELLKAGDFRRQAGYLGLEQDLPADAAANVFFLADLRQVLARYGNRGYRAAQLEAGILGGKLYLAAYALGLGASGLTFYDDDVVNFFSPHAAGKSAIFLVCLGQSALRKR